In Balaenoptera acutorostrata chromosome 3, mBalAcu1.1, whole genome shotgun sequence, the genomic stretch CTTGCTGGTCACTGTGACCGTGGGACATGTGCCCTAAGAAAACACCATTTACAATGGATGCCAGGCGAATTGTTGTGCTCTGCCGTCGTTCCTGCTGTCTTAGGGTAACCTCCCAACGAGGCACGTGCTCGGTTACAACTGTTGTGCAGCTCCATGCAGACATCCCCAAGGACTGACCAGCAGTTGAGTCTGGGGGGCAGAAGCTCACTAGCCGCTCTGGATTGTGCTGAGAGGTTGTTCCTGTTGTCATTTGCCTTGTGTTGGTTCCAGGGAAGCTGCCCGGGAGTGtcgcaggaagaagaaagaatatgtCAAATGTCTTGAAAACCGTGTGGCTGTGCTTGAAAACCAGAACAAGACTCTCATTGAGGAACTCAAGGCCCTCAAAGATCTTTACTGCCGTAAAGTAGAGTGACTGTCTTTGACTTGGGCCTTGTTTGCCCAGAGGTCTAATCAAGGCAGGAGATGCAGCAGTCTTACTAATTGCCATGTGGACTTGTGGAAGGGACACTTGTGACCCTTCAGAACCCAGTTTGGCTTAGGGTTTGGAATCGCATTGGGAATGTTGTCCCAGGATTTGGAACGCCACAATCACATTTACCAAGCTTACTTCAGCCTCCCTGTCAGTAGCatgcatgtgaaaaaaaaatgttttgttttgcccTTTTGCTTCTACTCTCTTATAGGGAAGCTGCTAAAGAATGTCGACGTCGAAAGAAAGAATATGTCAAATGTCTGGAGAGTCGAGTTGCAGTGCTGGAAGTTCAGAACAAGAAGCTCATAGAGGAACTGGAAACCTTGAAAGACATTTGCTCTCCTAAAACAGATTAGTAGAAATATTTAACTATGAACTGATTGCAATATGTACAGTTGCTTTTGAAGGCAATACAATATAAAGCCGGCAAGAAttatggcttttttttcccctttatcatTCATCGTATTTTCTAATCTCTTAACATTCCCAAACTGCTTCACTGTACGTAGTTAACTCTTAGCTgtaacttca encodes the following:
- the CREM gene encoding cAMP-responsive element modulator isoform X24; translation: MPTYQIRAPTTALPQGVMMAASPGSLHSPQQLAEEATRKRELRLMKNREAARECRRKKKEYVKCLENRVAVLENQNKTLIEELKALKDLYCRKVE